A region from the Mustela erminea isolate mMusErm1 chromosome 10, mMusErm1.Pri, whole genome shotgun sequence genome encodes:
- the LOC116567669 gene encoding cysteine-rich C-terminal protein 1-like, translated as MSSQQSAASAKGFSKGSSQGPAPCPAPAPTASSSCCSCCGSSGGGCCGSGGCCGSSGCGCFPRRRRRQRRSGCCSCCGGGSQSSSNVQSQGCCGGC; from the coding sequence ATGTCCTCCCAGCAGAGCGCGGCTTCTGCCAAAGGCTTTTCCAAGGGGTCTTCCCAGGGCCCTGCTCCGTGTCCCGCTCCTGCACCCACAGCCTCGTCTTCCTGCTGTAGCTGCTGTGGTTCCAGCGGCGGTGGCTGCTGTGGCTCTGGaggctgctgtggctccagcgGTTGTGGCTGCTTCCCCAGGAGGCGCCGCCGACAGCGTCGAAGCGGGTGCTGCAGCTGCTGCGGGGGTGGCAGCCAGAGCTCCAGCAACGTACAGAGCCAAGGCTGCTGTGGTGGCTGCTGA